One genomic segment of Tachyglossus aculeatus isolate mTacAcu1 chromosome 17, mTacAcu1.pri, whole genome shotgun sequence includes these proteins:
- the GPR183 gene encoding G-protein coupled receptor 183 — protein MANEFTTPFITQSLLTAAANSCDFYVHQRTARILMPLHYSVVFIIGLSGNLLALSVVFQNRKKINSTTLYSTNLVISDILFTTALPARIVYYALGFDWQIGEALCRITALIFYINTYAGVNFMTCLSIDRFFAVVHPLRYNKIKRTKYAKCVCIFVWVLVFSQTLPLLVHSMSNQEIDRITCMEYPNFEQIDHLPWILLGACFIGYVIPIVIILVCYSCICCKLFENTKQNPLTEKSGVNKKALNTILLIIVVFIVCFSPYHVAIIQHMIKKLRLSDHLSCNAQQTFQISLHFTVCLMNFNCCMDPFIYFFACKGYKRRVMKILKRQVSVSISSAVRSAPEETSREIAETQMMIQPRSLNG, from the coding sequence ATGGCTAATGAATTCACGACACCCTTTATAACTCAATCACTTTTAACTGCTGCGGCAAACAGCTGTGACTTTTACGTGCACCAAAGAACTGCCAGGATCCTAATGCCTCTGCATTACAGCGTCGTTTTCATCATTGGACTCTCGGGAAACCTACTGGCCTTGTCTGTTGTATTTCAAAACAGGAAGAAAATCAACTCGACCACTCTATACTCGACAAACCTGGTCATCTCTGACATACTCTTTACCACGGCCCTGCCCGCTCGGATAGTCTACTACGCATTAGGATTCGACTGGCAAATTGGTGAAGCCCTGTGTCGAATAACTGCTCTTATATTCTACATTAATACGTACGCAGGTGTCAATTTTATGACCTGCTTGAGTATTGACAGGTTCTTTGCTGTCGTCCATCCTTTGCGCTATAACAAAATCAAAAGGACTAAATATGCCAAATGTGTGTGCATATTTGTCTGGGTTCTGGTATTTAGTCAGACACTCCCGCTACTTGTGCATTCCATGTCAAATCAAGAGATTGACAGGATTACATGTATGGAATATCCAAACTTTGAACAAATAGACCACCTCCCCTGGATTCTCCTGGGCGCCTGTTTTATAGGGTATGTGATTCCTATTGTCATAATACTAGTCTGCTATTCTTGCATCTGTTGCAAACTCTTTGAAAATACCAAACAAAACCCACTCACGGAAAAATCGGGAGTAAACAAAAAGGCGCTCAACACCATCCTTTTAATCATCGTCGTGTTTATTGTCTGTTTCTCGCCTTACCATGTGGCAATTATTCAACACATGATTAAGAAGCTTCGGCTTTCAGACCATCTTTCGTGCAACGCTCAACAAACGTTCCAGATTTCCCTCCACTTCACGGTGTGCCTAATGAACTTTAATTGCTGCATGGACCCTTTCATCTACTTCTTCGCGTGTAAAGGATATAAAAGACGGGTTATGAAAATACTGAAACGTCAAGTCAGTGTTTCCATTTCAAGTGCTGTTAGATCAGCACCTGAAGAAACTTCACGTGAAATCGCTGAAACGCAAATGATGATTCAACCCAGGTCTTTAAATGGATAG